One Eriocheir sinensis breed Jianghai 21 chromosome 70, ASM2467909v1, whole genome shotgun sequence genomic region harbors:
- the LOC126988725 gene encoding RNA polymerase-associated protein CTR9 homolog → MSGCIEIPLRDSDEVIELDLAQLPEGEEVLGILTNEKVPLNYWVDLSVEYYKQKKEDDFVRILEASRTDANTMYRDSEKDQMRSFDTLAAYYVQKANKEKDKTIKKDLFQKATYLYTTADKIIMYDQNHLLGRAYFCLLEGDKMEQADAQFNFVLNQSANNIPSLLGKACIAFNKKDYRGALAFYKKALRTNPNCPAAVRLGMGHCFMKLGNQEKARLAFERALELDGMCVGALVGLAVLELNEKKPENIRRGVQMLSKAYNIDSTNPMVLNHLGNHFFFKQDFQKVQHLGLHAFHNTENESMRAESCYQMARAFHVQEDYSQAFQYYYQATQYAAPNFVLPHYGLGQMYINRGDSENAAQCFEKVLKAQPGNYETMKILGSLYASSTSQSKRDLAKQHLKKVTEQYSEDVEAWIELAQILEGSDLQGSLSAYHKATKLLQDLVQMDIPPEILNNIAALHFRLGNYEEAHKYFQEAWDRCESEKEQDLQYYSSISVTIKYNTARLHEMFCQYDKAEKLYKEILQDHPNYVDCYLRLGCMARDRGQIYDASDWYKEALRMNNEHPDAWSLMGNLHLAKNEWGPGQKKFERILKNPSTTNDSYSLIALGNVWLTTLHQPHRDKEKESKHQDRALAMYKTVLRGDPRSIWAANGIGAVLAHKGYINEARDIFAQVREATADFSDVWMNIAHIYVEQKQYINAIQMYENCQKKFFKYPNVEVLGYLARAYFKAAKLKEAKYTLLKARHVAPHDTVILYNLALVLQRLAMQVLRDEKSLLKTVLAAVHELTLAQKYFQHLSVNGDRLKYDLGAAAAEANQCRDLLSQAQYHVVRARKQDDEEKALRRKQDEERQALKQKVVEEQLKREERRKQLMEEKMKAREEYKEKMKNALVITEPVDAPRRGGRGRKRDMEILSDGSGGGSGNEGGEPRMKKARGRKKKENTGRKRSKKGKGGAQSDDDDEGGRSRGRKGGKGRKKSEEGLSARQKGRIVSKATISDSSDDSDDERLKIASGSDSDRGSTAGKSKRRRVMSDSGSDRSRSRSRSRKASRSRSRSRSGSRSSSRSRSRSGSRSRSRSGSRKSGSASRSRSRSRSRSAGSRSASRSKSRSPARSRSGSPRSKSGSPRSRSRSKSGSRSPARSRSRSKSGSRSPARSRSRSGSRSRSRSPARSRSGSPRSKSGSRSPAGSRSGSRSPARSRSVSRSPVRSRSGSPRSRSGSRSPTRSRSGSPRSRSRSPAKSRSGSDSE, encoded by the exons ATGCGGTCCTTTGACACACTGGCAGCTTACTATGTCCAAAAAGCCAACAAGGAGAAGGACAAGACCATCAAAAAGGACCTCTTCCAGAAAGCCACCTATTTGTACACTACTGCGGACAAGATTATCATGTACGACCAG AACCATCTCCTGGGGCGTGCTTACTTCTGCCTCCTGGAGGGGGACAAGATGGAGCAGGCTGACGCACAGTTTAACTTTGTGCTGAACCAGTCTGCCAACAACATACCGTCACTACTAGGAAAGGCTTGCATTGCCTTCAACAAAAAG GATTACCGGGGGGCTTTAGCATTTTATAAAAAAGCCTTGCGAACCAATCCCAACTGCCCCGCTGCTGTCCGGCTTGGGATGGGCCACTGTTTCATGAAGCTTGGCAATCAAGAGAAAGCACGCCTGGCCTTTGAACGAGCACTGGAGTTGGACggcatgtgtgtgggggctctGGTTGGGCTGGCCGTGCTGGAGCTCAATGAGAAGAAGCCTGAGAACATCCGCCGGGGAGTGCAGATGTTGTCCAAGGCGTACAACATTGACTCAACAAACCCCATGGTGCTGAATCACTTGGGCAATCATTTCTTCTTCAAACAG GATTTTCAAAAAGTGCAGCACCTTGGTTTACATGCATTCCACAACACTGAGAACGAGTCGATGAGAGCCGAGTCCTGCTACCAGATGGCTCGGGCATTCCATGTTCAGGAGGATTACTCTCAGGCCTTCCAGTACTACTACCAGGCAACCCAGTATGCTGCCCCTAACTTTGTCCTGCCTCACTATGGACTAGGCCAGATGTACATTAACAGGGGAGACTCGGAAAAT GCAGCACAGTGCTTTGAGAAAGTACTGAAGGCACAGCCGGGGAATTATGAAACCATGAAGATTCTCGGGTCCCTGTATGCCAGTTCTACATCTCAAAGCAAGAGAGACCTAGCCAAGCAGCATCTGAAAAAG GTGACCGAGCAGTATAGTGAAGACGTGGAGGCCTGGATTGAGTTAGCCCAAATCCTGGAAGGGAGTGACCTACAGGGCTCTCTGTCTGCCTACCACAAGGCCACCAAGCTGCTTCAGGACCTGGTACAGATGGACATTCCCCCGGAGATCCTCAATAATATAGCTGCTCTTCACTTTAG GCTTGGGAACTACGAAGAAGCCCACAAGTATTTCCAGGAGGCTTGGGACCGATGTGAGTCTGAGAAGGAACAAGACCTACAGTACTACTCCTCCATCTCCGTCACCATCAAGTACAACACCGCCCGCCTGCACGAGATGTTCTGCCAGTACGACAAAGCTGAAAAACTCTACAAGGAAATTTTGCAAGATCACCCGAATTATGTTGATT GTTACCTTCGCCTTGGCTGCATGGCGAGGGACCGCGGGCAGATCTATGACGCATCAGATTGGTACAAGGAGGCTTTGCGAATGAACAATGAACACCCTGATGCCTGGTCACTCATGGGAAACCTTCATCTAGCCAAGAACGAGTGGGGTCCCGGACAGAAGAAGTTTGAGCGAATTCTGAAA AACCCAAGCACCACAAACGACTCTTACTCCCTGATTGCCCTTGGGAACGTGTGGTTGACAACTCTCCACCAACCTCAccgagacaaggagaaggagagcaaACATCAGGACCGAGCTCTGGCCATGTACAAGACCGTGCTTAGGGGAGACCCAAGAAGTATTTGGGCCGCCAATGGCATAG GCGCTGTGCTGGCCCACAAAGGCTACATCAATGAGGCGAGAGACATCTTTGCTCAGGTGCGAGAGGCAACAGCTGACTTCAGTGACGTGTGGATGAACATTGCTCATATTTATGTGGAGCAAAAGCAGTACATCAATGCAATCCAGATG TATGAAAATTGCCAAAAGAAGTTCTTCAAATACCCAAATGTTGAGGTTCTCGGCTACCTTGCTCGTGCTTACTTCAAGGCGGCCAAGCTGAAGGAAGCCAAATACACACTTCTCAAG GCTCGGCACGTGGCCCCACACGACACAGTGATTTTGTACAACCTGGCCCTTGTCCTGCAGCGGCTAGCCATGCAGGTACTGAGGGATGAGAAGTCACTGCTCAAGACGGTGCTTGCTGCTGTCCATGAGCTGACCCTGGCTCAAAA ATACTTCCAACACTTGAGTGTGAATGGTGACAGGCTTAAGTATGACCTCGGTGCAGCAGCGGCAGAAGCCAACCAGTGCCGGGACTTGCTCTCCCAGGCCCAGTACCACGTGGTGAGGGCCCGCAAACAGGATGACGAGGAGAAGGCCCTGCGTCGCAAACAGGATGAAGAAAGGCAAGCGCTGAAgcagaaggtggtggaggagcagctgaagagagaggaaaggaggaagcaacTCATGGAGGAGAAG ATGAAAGCTCGTGAAGAGtacaaggagaagatgaagaatgcTCTCGTCATAACCGAGCCAGTGGACGCCCCGCGCAGGGGAGGACGAGGCAGGAAGAGGGACATGGAGATCTTGTCGGACGGCTCTGGAGGAGGCAGCGGCAATGAAGGAGGGGAGCCCAGGATGAAGAAAGCTCGTGGacgcaagaagaaggagaatactGG CCGAAAACGCTCCAAGAAGGGCAAAGGTGGCGCCCAGAGTGACGACGATGATGAAGGTGGACGCTCAAGGGGCCGGAAGGGTGGGAAAGGCCGCAAGAAGTCCGAAGAAGGTCTCTCGGCCAGGCAGAAAGGTCGTATCGTCTCCAAGGCCACCATTTCCGATTCCTCCGATGACTCCGACGACGAACGACTCAAGATTGCCAGCGGTTCTGACAGTGACCGAGGCAGTACCGCCGGGAAGAGCAAGCGGCGCAGGGTCATGTCGGACTCAGGTTCAGACAGGTCCAGGTCCAGATCGAGGTCACGTAAAGCCTCTAGGTCACGCTCCAGATCTAGGTCAGGTTCCAGGTCGTCTTCCAGGTCGAGATCGCGCTCCGGTTCCAGGTCACGCAGCCGCAGTGGGTCAAGGAAGAGTGGGTCGGCCTCCAGATCCAGGTCAAGGAGCAGGTCACGGTCAGCTGGCAGTCGCTCTGCCTCAAGATCAAAGTCAAGATCCCCTGCCCGTTCAAGGTCAGGGTCTCCGAGGTCAAAGTCTGGGTCACCaagatcaaggtcaaggtcaaagtcTGGCTCCAGGTCACCCGCACGTTCCAGATCAAGGTCAAAGTCTGGCTCCAGGTCACCCGCACGTTCCAGATCAAGGTCAGGTTCTCGGTCCAGGTCGCGTTCACCTGCCAGATCAAGGTCAGGTTCCCCAAGGTCAAAATCTGGGTCACGATCGCCTGCCGGGTCAAGATCAGGATCACGGTCGCCTGCCAGGTCGAGGTCTGTGTCCCGGTCGCCTGTCAGGTCACGATCAGGCTCCCCGAGGTCACGCTCAGGGTCACGCTCCCCCACCAGGTCCAGGTCGGGCTCGCCAAGGTCACGGTCAAGGTCACCCGCCAAGTCACGATCCGGCAGCGACAGCGAGTAA